Genomic DNA from Salvia miltiorrhiza cultivar Shanhuang (shh) chromosome 1, IMPLAD_Smil_shh, whole genome shotgun sequence:
GAGGAGGATGGATCCTTTATTGTAGCTTCCTTTttgtattttagtttaattttaaattagtgttgataattatttttaatatttaatttcaatttttttacaaCTTAATAATTGATATATTAAGCTTCAAATTTTGGTAATAATCTTCATTAGAATTCATCTTACCATCAATATAATAATTTCTTTATGTTCATTAGAATTCTAGAGTTTTGACAAATCTTTTTAGTTAATATGCTGCAGATTATTTTCTATCTCATCACCTCACCAATTGTAACATTTTTAGTCTACTAGCGGAAAAAACGTGTGATGCACGTGTAATTAATatcattttatttgataaaaataaaaaatatagctATATAGAAACTAAATTTATCTGTGGGgatttataattttcatgtaCAGGTGAAATTCCGAAAGAAATTTTTCTTCTGAAAAACTTATTGCAACTGAATATCGGAAGCAACCGACTTCGTGGATCGTTGCCTAGAGAAATTGGTAACACAACCATTCATGATCTGTGGCTTCACTTCAATAATTTGAGCGGTATGATTTGCTGTCTCATTCTGCTCTTTCATAATGTTGTTCATGTAAATGTTGCCTATTTCACTGTTATCTCTTTAGGGTGTGTTCTATTGAGTTtgcaaatttatcataaaaaaatggGATAAGTAATGGAAATTTTTAATTGACACCTTTTTGCACTGATTTATACAtgatttaattataataatacaTCTTGGTGGCGTTTGATTTGGTGGATGAGAGAGCGGGTCGAATCATGTGAACCAAACACTTATTCTATCAAGTATCAATCATGCCTCATTACTCAAATTAATCGATCATTCGATTGCTCAAGATTGAATTGTCCCGAGATTAGTTGAGATTATTTTTGTCATAGGGGGTAGGCTAAGACTCATAATCCATGACTAATAGCATAGTCTCGAGATTATGTACCGTGCCCTATCTATTCAACCGAACATGATATTACATGACTAATCATATCTTATTCTATAAACCGAACACCCCCATAGTGAATTTCATATCTTACAATAATTAATGCATCCATTTATGACAATCGTAGATCATACAAAAATCAACTGCCCAAATAAATTCctaactaatttaatttaatgaatttgATTTCATAAACtttcaggtccaataccatccaccttTACGAGCCAATCAGGGCTAGTTAACATAGCACTGCGTTCCAACAACTTAAGTGGAGTGCTTCCTTCATCCATTTGCAACTTGAGATCCCTCCAAGTTCTCTATTTATCATACAACAATTTGGAAGGATCTCTTCCAGATTGTCTTAGAAACTTGAGCTCATCTCTGTTAATCTTTCATTTGAATGCAAATAACCTCAGTGGCCTCATTCCATCAACATTTACAAAAGGGTGCAGTCTTCAATCAATCAATCTGAATGGCAACAAATTGGAAGGCACACTGCCTCAAACCCTAGTCAACTGCCAGGGTTTGCAAGGGATCGACATTGGTGATAATGAAATACGAGGCGCGTTTCCCCTTTGGATGGAAATGCTCCCTCAACTCCGTATGCTCGTCTTGAGGTCTAACAAGTTTGATGGTAATATGTCGGTGGCTTCAACGACGAAGCAGCCGTTTCCCAAGCTGCAAGTCTTGGATGTATCAGGGAATGCGTTTGTTGGCTCGTTGCCTGATAGATATTTCAAGAATTTTCGAGGTATGATCGATGCCAAGGAAAATCAGACCGATGATGGAGCAAATTTGTTTCTAAGGTTTATAGAGTTGTCACTCACTTTGAAAGGTTTGGATCAGTTATTGCAGCGGCTGCTGACGACCTTTACAACTGTTGACTTATCCTCGAATAGATTCTCTGGGAAGATTCCGGCTTTGGTGGGGAATCTTAACTCTCTTAGATTCTTGAATCTTTCTCATAATGCCCTCATGGGGCATATACCTTCATCTCTTGGGGGGATGAGTTTGCTCGAGTCGTTGGACTTGTCATCGAACAAATTGGATGGAGAAATTCCGAGTGAGCTCACCAGGTTGACATTTCTCGCGAAATTGAACCTTTCGATGAATAATCTTGAGGGGCAAATTCCACGATCTGCTCAGTTTTTCACGTTCGAGAATGAGTCGTACGTGGGGAATGTAGGATTGTGTGGGCCTCCATTGACGAAGAAATGTGAAGGGAGTGATGCGAAGCCATTGTtgccccaagaagaagaagatgatgatggtTTTGTGAATGGATTTGGGTGGCAAGCAGTTGTGTTGGGGTATGGATGTGGATTCATAATTGGAGTGTTTATGGGGTGTCAAATTATTCGATATGAAAGGCCAAGATGGTTGGTGGAATTCTTTTTTGATTGAAGCAATAGAGAGAGTGTAGTGCTATAATTAAGAGTTTGGAATTATGTCTAGTTTTGTTTGTATATGTGTGAGTCATATATATATCTACATACTATTTTGTACATGTATAATAGAATTCCTACTATTCTGTTGTACTGTATTTGCAATTGCAGTCAAAAGATGACTGGTTTGTACATTATGAACATATTATTGTTGAAATTATTTGAATTACAACGTAACTCTAAAAATAACTACAACCCATTATGTTTGTTTTAGGAACTTGAATCTATTGAGTTAGATGCTAACTTAACACTAGAATGTGGATTGTTAGATACTTTGTTGATTATCGTTGACTGCTAGTTACTATTTAAAGTTTATctattatgaaaatattttaattattattcgaTTATGTTGCATGATAAAATGTATTAGAATAGAggtaaataacaaaaaaaaaaaaactggcaATTTTAGCGACGGAAATTCcttctcaaaataaaaaaaattcaaaaaacggAAAAAAGCTAATGAAGGAAATTCCGTCTCAAAAGGACGGCGGCCGGCGCCGGAAAGCACTGCCGGAAAATCTAACGACGGAACTGTTTCCGTCTCAACTAGAGACGGAATTTCCGTCTCTGTTTCCATCTCAAAATTCGGTCAATGCAGACGACCCCCAGGTGGTGAGATGACGGAATTTCTGTGGCTATTCCGTCGTAAGGTTTGAGACGGAAAATAAAATCTGTCGCTGGAAAATTTAGCGACCCCGTTTTTAGTGTCTGCGTCGTCGTTCAGTCGCAATTCTGTCGTAACCATTATTTTGAGACGGAACGTTCGGGATTTTGAGACGGAATTTTCGTCGCTAGAAttagttttttttgtagtgcaagCTAATCCATCATTTTAATTTGATGGAATGACCAGATCTTATCCTCAATGCTTAGTTCTATGATTTATCAATCTATTCTATCACTGAAAGTAAATGCCCATATTTCGGTTAAAAAAATGTTACTCAAATACTGTACTATAGGAATGCACAACAATtcgccaaaattttgattttatgcAAAGTATCAATCCTATTCCTATGTATATAATTGATTGTATTTATATGCCAATTACGACCATTTAGATCTTGTTCAGATACATAAAAGAAACGCAAATTCTTGGGTGAGGTTGACCTCACCCTATgagacgggtcgggtcgggtcggagCGCGGGTTTGACGGGTCGGGGCGCGGGTTTGACAGGTCGGGTGGGTTTTGGGCGCGGGTCTGGGATACCAGAAATAAAGTACACATtctcattaataaaagtaacaattattgtgaacaaatgtaatactttagaaacattacatttcatcatatcaatagttacttttcctcaagacatttgaattattatttgaattatttcatcatatcaatagttacttttcctcaagacaataattacttgaattattatttaattttttttctatattctatttattttctccgttattcaaagtaattgttattataatgaaaagtaattattgatatgcagaaatgtaatgttttgaaattattacatttgttcacaataattgttacttttattaatgataATGTGTACTTTATCCCAAACCCGCGTCcaaacccgacccgacccgcgccccgacccgacccgtctcACCCCATGAGGTTGACCTCACCCAAGACCAACTCTAAAAGAAAGGGATTAATTTTAGGTTCATTTTTGGAGTTGGACTCAGTCTACCAAATATATGAGCAAGTAGTATCTTGTGCGCTTTTGCATTTTGTCAAAAGAATAATAACGCTTCATCGTAACATCTACTTACATTTTGGTGACAATTAAAACAATGAGTAGACGATTTAAAGTCAAGTGTACCTGcaagtagggatggcaacgggtcggatctggaccggatcaataccagatccagatccgttttataTTAACAGATCCGATCTGAAATTtgggatccagatccagatccgtcagttccgcgggtccacgggtctaAATCGATGGATCTactgtttttaaattaaattaaaaaaaaagtcacaAAATCATGAACATCTAGTTTccatcataaaaaatattgcaCAAAACACATTCATACAATACAAAATCTCAACATAGAAAAATAAgtcatcaaaaattcaaaataaacaaatctcAATGCTACAAGTCTTGTAAAAGAGATATTCGGAATGCCAAAGGGAGTTGGGAATGTGTTGTCCCCGCCTGCACCGGCGAACTGGATTGAGAGGGAGATAGGCAGGGTGAGGGCGGCGAACTAGAAGGAGGGAGATGGGCAGGGTGAGGGCGGCGAACTGGAGAGGGACCGAGGGAGTTGGAGAAAGTAGAAATTAAGGTTTGTAATTCTAATTtgtgtattatttttaatttttaatttttaatatatttaatattattagtaaaaataaatataaaaaataaataagatatattaaaataaacggatccacgggtcagATTTGGGTCGGATGTGGATCTAAAATTTGAAGATCCAGATTCAGATCCATTTTATAAATTGAGATTCAGATCCGGCCCAGATTCGTCGGgtcaaaaaaaatgagatccagatccagaaaAACGGATTTGGACCGGGTCCAGAATCCATTATCATCCCTACAAATTTTAATTGCTGCACCAAACCTTACAAATTTCTTATATAtggtctctccctctctctttttaaaaggttaaaaaaaaaaaatggttccCCATTTTCCCTCCTTGATAACTCGAACCTctgacctattggttggaggggaagcgtcttaccaaccgAGCTACGGTCTAATTCAgaaagaaattg
This window encodes:
- the LOC131006181 gene encoding receptor-like protein 52, translating into MDRSSHFYLLITSLLLLHCFIDYSSAISDINTDRSSLLALKSQITLDPQNILTQNWSTEASVCSWIGVTCDSRYNRVTQLNISYMGLVGTLPPEIGNLSSLVSLDVNYNSFHGPIPPSLFNLSSIEILNLRNNSLSGRLPDLDMCKHNNLGRLKILRFSYNELYGEIPSSLGQCSQLEFLSLFNNNFTGFVPKEIGNLTNLQVLNLGANNLSGNIPKEIGRLPNLQVLDMSFNSFNGHLPREIGNLTMLQLLDLGNNKLGGNIPKEIGSLSNLLGLGMRFNEFSGPIPATIYGLTSLEYFDFASNKLNGSLSKDIGNMTALRRIGLESNNLIGEIPKEIGDLTNFERLSMCCNRISGSVPREIGNLTNTFGIFLYNNTLSGPIPEEMGRLVNLVELQLEYNYLINGSLPKEFGNLTSLTYLLLNDNKLSGEIPKEIFLLKNLLQLNIGSNRLRGSLPREIGNTTIHDLWLHFNNLSGPIPSTFTSQSGLVNIALRSNNLSGVLPSSICNLRSLQVLYLSYNNLEGSLPDCLRNLSSSLLIFHLNANNLSGLIPSTFTKGCSLQSINLNGNKLEGTLPQTLVNCQGLQGIDIGDNEIRGAFPLWMEMLPQLRMLVLRSNKFDGNMSVASTTKQPFPKLQVLDVSGNAFVGSLPDRYFKNFRGMIDAKENQTDDGANLFLRFIELSLTLKGLDQLLQRLLTTFTTVDLSSNRFSGKIPALVGNLNSLRFLNLSHNALMGHIPSSLGGMSLLESLDLSSNKLDGEIPSELTRLTFLAKLNLSMNNLEGQIPRSAQFFTFENESYVGNVGLCGPPLTKKCEGSDAKPLLPQEEEDDDGFVNGFGWQAVVLGYGCGFIIGVFMGCQIIRYERPRWLVEFFFD